A single Lolium perenne isolate Kyuss_39 chromosome 6, Kyuss_2.0, whole genome shotgun sequence DNA region contains:
- the LOC127308559 gene encoding F-box protein At5g07610: MARRSKKKKKPAVSLPDDLVMEILVRVPYRSLCRFKCVSQSWRAICSDPDLRKISPETLSGFFCHAREESDGRDSCVRLVNLSGKGRPLVDPELLFLRDFTAIGRQLVDCCSSLLLCKFFETSPHPFDPDWVVCNPATEKWTVLPATEGLHCSKSFTIRLGFDPATPSRFEAFVLKQDSLIDGRITGVEIYSSETGQWISMKSEWGSETCVDDNDSQFVFFNDTLHFTTFHSARDDFCMEDSTCECDYSLVTLDTEGKTWRKFPLPYHDTSFCSIGQSQGCLYAMHIDHGKNQCILSVWLLEDYATGQWTLMHTANVPQLFGSHCCDRAHRGDVISIHSECNVIFLIDGVASMLVSYNMDDRKVHAICSIGEYCPLPFTPYIPCFAEWPSDGK, translated from the coding sequence ATGGCAAGGaggtccaagaagaagaagaagcccgCTGTGAGCCTCCCCGACGACCTCGTCATGGAGATCCTGGTGCGGGTGCCCTACAGGTCGCTCTGCCGCTTCAAGTGCGTGTCGCAGTCATGGCGCGCCATCTGCTCCGACCCCGACCTCCGCAAGATCTCACCGGAGACCCTATCGGGATTCTTCTGCCACGCTCGCGAGGAGAGCGACGGCCGCGACAGTTGCGTCCGTTTAGTCAATCTGTCGGGGAAAGGCCGGCCTCTTGTCGACCCCGAACTCCTCTTCCTGCGTGACTTCACTGCAATTGGTCGCCAACTCGTGGACTGCTGCAGCAGCCTTCTCCTCTGCAAATTCTTCGAGACTTCTCCACATCCGTTCGACCCAGATTGGGTAGTTTGCAATCCTGCAACTGAGAAGTGGACTGTGTTGCCTGCCACGGAAGGGCTGCATTGTTCCAAGAGTTTCACCATACGTTTGGGCTTTgatccggccaccccctctcgctTCGAGGCATTTGTGCTCAAGCAGGATTCTCTCATTGATGGCCGAATCACTGGAGTGGAGATCTACTCATCGGAAACTGGACAATGGATTTCCATGAAGAGCGAGTGGGGCAGTGAAACCTGTGTGGATGACAACGATTCACAGTTTGTCTTCTTCAATGACACTCTGCATTTCACTACTTTTCATTCTGCCCGTGATGATTTCTGTATGGAAGATTCTACATGTGAATGTGATTACTCACTAGTCACACTGGACACCGAGGGGAAGACATGGAGGAAATTTCCATTGCCATACCATGACACTAGTTTTTGTTCCATTGGCCAGTCTCAGGGATGCTTGTatgctatgcatatagatcatgGTAAAAATCAGTGCATACTCTCGGTTTGGCTTCTTGAGGATTATGCTACTGGACAGTGGACCCTAATGCATACTGCTAACGTTCCACAACTGTTTGGGAGTCATTGCTGCGACAGGGCCCACAGGGGTGATGTGATTTCAATCCATTCAGAATGCAATGTGATTTTCCTTATCGACGGCGTGGCGAGCATGCTCGTGTCGTACAATATGGACGACCGGAAAGTTCATGCCATCTGCAGCATTGGAGAATACTGCCCTCTCCCATTTACACCTTATATTCCTTGCTTTGCCGAGTGGCCGTCAGATGGCAAGTAG